Genomic segment of Gossypium raimondii isolate GPD5lz unplaced genomic scaffold, ASM2569854v1 Contig00120, whole genome shotgun sequence:
CGAGGGTTATATTCTCCTTTCATGGTACCAGCTACCACGATAATTGTAAGAGGTAGACCCGCACATTCCTTGACAACAAGCTTCAGAGTTGGCATTATAGTTGGACTTTGAACTATGTTAGGTCCAACTTTATTCAAGAATAGTATCAATGTCTCTTCTTCTGAAAGGGGCCTCACTTTTATCACCTTACAACCCATATACTTACAGACATGCTCCGAACGGGTTGTCAATACCAACTTGCAGCCATTGCCACCACTCGGCTCAGGGATCCCAACTTCCTCTAGGGAGACTTTATCCCACACATCATCTAGGATTAGAACATTCTTTCCTGCGTTCTTCAGCATTTCTGACAAGATTGCTGCTCGTCTGAGCTTGTCCTCTTCTTTGTCTAAATATTCCTTCGCCTCCAACGCACTTGCAATGTTATCTTGTACCTTCATTACATTGAACTCCTTTGATATGGTAACCCAGATTACCCTTTCGAATCTTTGTTCTTTCAAAAGATCATTGTGGATGTGCTTCATGATAGTGGTTTTACCCACACCGCCCATCCCCAAACCCCAATCTTGCTCACCTCCTCCAGCATCAAACATGCCCAAATCTCATTTCTGACAGCTTCTTCTCCAACTAGTTCTGATGTTGGCAGTGGCAACCCAGCACTTGGACCATCCATGGCAAGACCTTCAGAGGCATTAGGAGCGttatcaagaaatttcttcatttctCGAGTCTTTTCATCAACCAGCTTCCCGTTGCAAGCACGACAGAGATATCTCCCGTTACTGACTTTGTTTTCAACAACTTGTGCTTCCCTAATCATCTCTTTC
This window contains:
- the LOC128036958 gene encoding probable disease resistance protein At1g61300, with the protein product MFDAGGGEQDWGLGMGGVGKTTIMKHIHNDLLKEQRFERVIWVTISKEFNVMKVQDNIASALEAKEYLDKEEDKLRRAAILSEMLKNAGKNVLILDDVWDKVSLEEVGIPEPSGGNGCKLVLTTRSEHVCKYMGCKVIKVRPLSEEETLILFLNKVGPNIVQSPTIMPTLKLVVKECAGLPLTIIVVAGTMKGEYNPRIWKNALKDLKERIGKWKEWKLR